A genomic region of Pseudomonas abietaniphila contains the following coding sequences:
- a CDS encoding Mu transposase C-terminal domain-containing protein, producing MAKKFRRSETAKSKKIGLEHDNTLLNVNSSQKDIERLLIGNERIPTVEAYLTKEMNALTAAEALGVTLSGFYKIVRRVQASKGDLGVVVSKKPGRKASLPEFEPNMEAIIIESLLHYEGKAATIEKVWEQVCTLADGQLLPRPSYHLVRKRLQALGKSVLAKMKLGKATADDIYEARPGYKDTTRPLEWVQIDHTRMDLIVVDEDDRTIILGRPWISLAICIHTRVVLGFYLTLLPPSAISVAMLIENCVLPKSNFLASLALDPRLWPMHGVPSVIHADNASEFRSDLVKANLKTFGVTMEHRDVGKKHQGGHIERLIGTMMNSKVHFLRGTTYSNTLQRGDENSEDKAVFTLPGLRKYMVCAIHSYHERKHSGIRMSPADKWKKYYAQHAPPKQIEEARHENFRYVLYPEKIKVIRNGGIEMHNRFYYAPILQQKIRHSVLIKYDPYDVSFIMADLDGDGKYVKIPCYRNPFNRSSNYEIYRAQRQQKGERDGTLTKDGTASVALGQIIEKEETRLTAKSKKGKAQEAAVKDYKKHSKATAVKPEESDANELIDQAVHLSARPAPKRTAEHAVKTTRHSKSNKHTTSKTTRAQNSDSFVMREDWHATNEINYDQAPLIY from the coding sequence GTGGCAAAAAAATTTAGAAGGAGCGAGACCGCTAAATCCAAAAAAATTGGATTGGAGCATGACAATACGCTCCTTAATGTAAACAGCTCGCAAAAAGATATCGAGAGACTGCTGATTGGAAACGAACGAATTCCGACGGTGGAAGCATACTTAACTAAAGAGATGAATGCTCTCACTGCGGCAGAAGCACTTGGAGTTACGCTGTCTGGTTTTTATAAGATTGTGAGGCGAGTACAAGCGAGCAAGGGTGATCTTGGAGTCGTTGTATCGAAGAAACCAGGGCGTAAAGCGAGTTTGCCAGAGTTTGAACCCAATATGGAGGCAATCATCATCGAGAGCCTCCTGCACTATGAGGGTAAAGCAGCAACAATCGAAAAAGTTTGGGAGCAGGTCTGCACTCTTGCAGATGGACAACTGCTTCCACGGCCTAGTTATCACTTGGTGCGCAAAAGACTTCAAGCGTTAGGGAAATCGGTTTTGGCCAAGATGAAGCTTGGCAAAGCTACCGCAGATGATATCTACGAGGCCCGCCCTGGCTACAAAGATACGACTCGTCCGCTCGAGTGGGTGCAGATCGACCATACACGTATGGATCTCATAGTGGTCGATGAGGATGATCGTACCATTATTCTAGGACGCCCTTGGATTAGCTTAGCAATCTGTATTCATACTAGAGTGGTCTTGGGGTTTTATCTTACCTTGCTACCACCGAGTGCAATATCAGTAGCGATGCTCATCGAAAATTGCGTGCTCCCGAAATCCAACTTCCTTGCTTCGTTAGCGCTGGATCCAAGACTCTGGCCGATGCATGGCGTTCCAAGTGTGATCCACGCCGACAATGCATCAGAGTTTCGCTCAGATTTAGTTAAGGCGAATCTAAAAACGTTTGGGGTAACCATGGAGCATCGTGATGTGGGCAAGAAGCACCAAGGTGGTCACATCGAGCGCCTGATCGGAACGATGATGAATTCAAAAGTGCATTTTTTAAGGGGGACGACCTATTCCAATACTCTGCAACGGGGAGATGAAAATAGCGAGGATAAAGCCGTATTTACCCTGCCAGGTCTCCGAAAGTACATGGTATGTGCGATTCACTCTTATCATGAGCGCAAGCACAGCGGTATTAGGATGAGTCCGGCTGACAAGTGGAAAAAATACTATGCACAACACGCACCACCAAAGCAAATTGAGGAGGCGAGACATGAAAATTTTAGGTACGTACTCTATCCAGAAAAAATTAAGGTGATTCGAAATGGTGGAATAGAAATGCACAACCGGTTTTATTATGCCCCCATTTTACAGCAGAAAATTCGACATTCAGTACTCATAAAATATGACCCCTATGACGTAAGTTTCATCATGGCCGACCTTGATGGTGACGGAAAGTATGTGAAGATTCCGTGTTATCGAAACCCGTTCAATCGGAGTTCTAATTATGAAATTTATCGTGCGCAGCGTCAGCAGAAGGGGGAGAGGGATGGCACGCTAACTAAGGACGGAACGGCTTCAGTTGCGTTAGGCCAAATTATTGAGAAGGAGGAGACTAGACTAACTGCCAAAAGTAAAAAAGGCAAAGCGCAGGAAGCAGCAGTAAAAGATTACAAAAAACACTCTAAGGCCACTGCTGTTAAACCTGAAGAGTCAGATGCAAACGAGTTGATTGACCAGGCAGTACACCTCAGTGCTCGACCAGCCCCAAAACGCACAGCAGAACATGCTGTTAAAACTACACGCCACAGTAAAAGTAATAAACATACCACGAGCAAAACCACTCGCGCACAAAATTCTGATTCGTTTGTTATGCGGGAGGATTGGCATGCAACGAACGAGATTAACTATGATCAAGCTCCTTTGATTTATTAA
- a CDS encoding TniB family NTP-binding protein, with protein sequence MSQYEQITVDQAEQKKAGQYQHVHSSRHHLFGLSDLERAEACQFDFWVPHPSAERLFKKIDLMMSMNGKTVAPCLLCLGAGGLGKTSAIAALQRRNAMSSQKIIFVTMHQNADSYNLKELIFDKMGLDVSRRARQSKKITPELQYIIKSQNIKAIVIDEVHDAFTLSPFQRRVNLSLMKNLSGETYGLSVFAFGVPDAARHLREDPQLARRYSVHQLESWKNGDSFRNFVFSYIHRLPLKKPTDYRDQRLLLTIMEKALGITDNIVKMLQAAAWAAIADGTERITLDHIMNIEEIMSDLGYGLQGLDEVEVDVQKLWA encoded by the coding sequence GTGAGTCAGTACGAACAAATAACTGTAGATCAAGCTGAACAGAAAAAAGCAGGTCAGTACCAACACGTGCATTCAAGCCGTCATCATTTATTCGGTCTTTCTGATCTTGAAAGGGCAGAAGCGTGCCAGTTTGATTTTTGGGTGCCTCATCCTTCGGCAGAACGCCTTTTTAAAAAAATTGATCTAATGATGTCAATGAATGGTAAGACTGTTGCTCCATGTTTGCTTTGTTTAGGAGCTGGAGGTCTTGGGAAAACGAGTGCAATCGCCGCATTACAGCGTCGCAATGCCATGTCTTCACAGAAGATAATCTTCGTCACCATGCACCAGAACGCTGACAGCTACAATCTCAAAGAGCTGATTTTCGACAAAATGGGACTTGACGTGTCTCGTCGTGCGCGCCAAAGCAAGAAGATCACACCAGAACTTCAGTACATTATCAAATCACAGAACATTAAGGCTATTGTGATCGATGAGGTGCATGACGCTTTCACGCTGTCACCATTTCAAAGACGCGTAAACCTGTCTCTGATGAAAAATTTATCGGGAGAGACTTATGGTTTGTCTGTATTCGCGTTTGGCGTCCCTGATGCCGCACGTCATTTGCGAGAAGATCCGCAATTAGCGCGCCGCTATTCAGTACATCAGTTGGAATCATGGAAAAATGGAGACTCTTTTCGAAATTTTGTATTCAGCTATATTCACCGCCTGCCGCTGAAAAAACCTACAGACTATCGCGATCAAAGGCTTTTGCTAACTATCATGGAGAAGGCGCTGGGAATCACTGACAACATCGTAAAGATGTTGCAGGCAGCCGCTTGGGCTGCAATCGCTGACGGTACAGAGCGCATCACACTCGACCACATCATGAATATTGAGGAAATCATGAGCGATCTTGGCTACGGCCTCCAAGGATTGGACGAAGTGGAAGTGGACGTGCAGAAACTGTGGGCATAA
- a CDS encoding DUF6632 domain-containing protein yields MTEFDRLRYLRVVLILAGVACLALYPLMLFWPSGWAWHSGYSDYPMMIVGIYATLGVFLILAVRDPLANLSLIWFAVWSSAVHGGVMAVQALTQSGQMGHLAGDVPALLILALALAILTPRSRLGVRPRTGHQA; encoded by the coding sequence ATGACGGAATTCGATCGCCTCAGATATCTGCGCGTCGTTCTTATTCTGGCTGGCGTCGCGTGCCTTGCCCTCTATCCTCTCATGCTGTTCTGGCCGTCCGGTTGGGCCTGGCATAGCGGTTATTCGGACTACCCGATGATGATCGTTGGCATCTACGCCACGCTTGGTGTGTTTCTAATTCTGGCCGTACGTGATCCATTAGCCAATCTGAGCCTGATCTGGTTCGCCGTTTGGTCTAGCGCCGTCCACGGTGGAGTCATGGCCGTCCAGGCGCTCACCCAGTCAGGGCAGATGGGACACTTGGCGGGTGATGTGCCAGCGCTTTTGATCTTGGCGCTTGCCTTGGCCATTTTGACGCCCCGCTCGCGATTGGGCGTCAGGCCCCGGACAGGCCATCAGGCTTAA
- a CDS encoding SDR family NAD(P)-dependent oxidoreductase — translation MRSEFNDRLAVVTGASSGIGLAVVQRLLSQEATVVAMSRSRGGLAALKEVHGDRLHVVRGDVTVSSDLEQLAHCASRIGPVDFLVPNAGVAVLEESLEGRGFERNWAVNGAGALNTLSALRAQLATPAAVVFVGTFLSALAFPGLAGYIASKTALTAHARTLAVELAEAGIRVNVVSPGPTATPIWRSLGLDNATLSSVAETVNQRLLEGKFLEPEAVADVILFLLSERGRSIYGQDIVVDGGYTLR, via the coding sequence ATGAGAAGTGAGTTCAACGATCGTTTGGCTGTGGTAACCGGTGCGAGTTCAGGTATCGGTCTGGCAGTTGTTCAACGGTTACTCAGCCAAGAAGCGACAGTAGTGGCGATGTCACGTAGCCGGGGCGGATTGGCTGCACTCAAGGAGGTTCACGGTGATCGCCTCCATGTCGTCAGGGGCGATGTGACGGTAAGTTCGGATCTCGAGCAGCTTGCACACTGTGCCTCCAGAATCGGGCCTGTAGATTTTCTCGTACCGAATGCAGGCGTCGCCGTACTTGAAGAGAGTTTGGAGGGTAGGGGGTTTGAGCGAAACTGGGCTGTCAACGGAGCAGGTGCGCTCAACACGCTTTCTGCGTTGCGTGCTCAATTGGCGACACCTGCGGCAGTTGTGTTTGTCGGCACTTTCCTTTCCGCATTGGCCTTCCCAGGCTTGGCTGGCTACATCGCGTCAAAAACAGCACTGACAGCGCATGCACGAACCTTGGCCGTCGAACTGGCTGAGGCAGGAATTAGAGTAAACGTCGTATCGCCAGGGCCAACCGCTACTCCGATCTGGCGATCATTAGGGTTGGATAATGCGACATTGTCTTCTGTCGCCGAGACAGTCAATCAGCGCTTGCTAGAGGGTAAATTCCTGGAGCCGGAAGCGGTGGCAGATGTGATTCTGTTCCTTCTATCCGAGCGAGGACGTAGCATTTACGGCCAGGATATTGTCGTAGATGGTGGGTATACCTTGCGGTAA